In Hugenholtzia roseola DSM 9546, the genomic stretch GAAGTTTTGGAACTTGATGTACTCCCCGTTGGGCGTAGTCTCCGACTACGACCTATCAGTGCGGCAAATCTTAGATTTGCGTTGTAAGATACTGCAAAAATAGCAAAAAACAAATACAAAATGCTATTTTGTAGATGTTTTAATAGCAGCAGCCCTGCAAATCTAAGATTTGCTGGATTGATAAGTCTTAGTCGCAGACTAAGACTAACATTTGGGCTATTTTTTGGTTATGGGAATAATACGCACAACGGGGGGAGTAGTTATTCATAAACTTTAATTTATGATATTAAAACTAATCTTCTCCCTCCCAACCCTTTGAAGGCACTCTCCACGAGCCAAAGTCAGGCGGATTTTCTCTTAAGTATTTTCTTTCAGTATACCCGTGATTGAATAGGCTATTATTAAAGCCACGAGTTTGCTCTCGCCAGCCGAAAGTAATAACTTCTATAACTTCAGGGTCTTCGGTGTCTGAAATTATGTAATAGGGAGTACGAGGGTCTAAGGTAAAGCCCTTTATGCGTTTTGTAGTTTGAACAATAGTATCGCTACCTATTACATAGGTAGAAACAACTGTATCTTCGCCTACATTATAAGAGCGTATAAGTATAGATTCTCCAACATATTTATCGTTTTCTTTGGCGACCTCCTTGTCTTCATAGTTTTTAAATATAAAGGCAGCAAGAGGAGTATAACCATGATAAATATCATGGCTATATAAATAGTATTTTTTTTGACTATTTTTCCACTTGCGCAATTCTCTGACCCTATATGCAGGATATTTTTTTGTATCCACTTCATAGGAGTAATACTTGCTTTCACAAGATGTAAAAATAATAATTAAACCTAATAGTATTAGGTTTTGTTTTATCAAATAGTTGATAATATTATTAATTTTGTGGTTTATCTCTTTGTCCATAATTTTTAGCTCTGTGTTTGTATTTTCCTGATTCCCAATAAGGAGAATGTGTATCATCCCGTTTATTATATTGAGAGTAAACCGTTATCCTTCTTTTGGGATTTTCGTTTCTGTTTGGTGTAACAATAGAGAAATTTCCCCTCCCCCGTTGGGCGTAGTCTCCGACTACGACCTATCAGTGCGGCAAATCTTAGATTTGCGTTGTAAGATACTGCAAAAATAGCAAAAAACAAATACAAAATGCTGTTTTTTAGATGTTTTAATAGTAGCAGCCTTCCCCGTTGGGTACAGCAATGTATAAGTTCTACAAAAAGCCTTGTTTTGTCAAATTAGAAACAAAATAAAATTTGGTTTTGACACCCTCCCTTTGGAGGAGGGCAGGGTGGGGTTCATTCCTTTTTTATTTCAATCCAACTTCGGAAAAGGCAATGCCTTGTCCCTACAAATGTCCGCAATTTTTAAAAAGTCCTGACAAAGAAAACCACCTAACCAACCCTATTTCTATTTCACTATTTCACAATGCCCTGCATCATTTGAGCGCAAATCAAAGCCCTATACGTACCCAAAGCGTACCCCAAGACCGCCAAAAGTGCGCCCACAGGAGCAAGAGCAGGGTGAAAAGCCGAGGCAACCACAGGCGCGGAAGCCGCCCCCCCCAATATTCGCCTGACTGCCCACCGCCACAAAAAAGAACGGAGCGCGTATGAGATATGCCGTAAGCAAAAGAACAAGAATATGCACCAACATCCAAATAAGCCCCAAACTAATTACCCCCCAATTTTTGGCTACCTCGCCCAAATCCATCTTCATGCCGATACTTGCTACTAAAATATAAATAAAAATACTACCAACTTTTGAAGCACCTGCCCCTTCGAGCTTGCGAATAGGTGAAAAGGAATAAAGGACACCGATTGTTGTTGCCAAAACGACAAGCCAAAAGAAACCATCGGCAAACGTTGTGAGTCGCCACTGTGAAAGGGTCTCGATGTGAGTCTGCATATAGGGAGCAATCAGGTCTGCGCCCCAATGCGAAAGAGCCGTTGCACCAAAGGCTGCCGCCAAAATCTGGAAGTAGTCGGTAGTAGTCGGATTTTTCGCCACCTGCTTTTGATAATTCGTCAGGTCGGCTTTCAAAGACTCAATGGCACTGTTATCAGCTTTTAGCCAACGGTCTATTTTGTCGCTAATGCTTGCCCCATACAAGACCACTCCCATCCAGATATTCGCCACAAAGACATCGACGACTATCATAGCGGCAAAAAGATTATCGCTCGCCTGATAAATTTCCTTCATAGCCGCCTGATTTGCGCCCCCTCCAATCCAACTACCTGCAATCGTCGCCATGCCACGCCAAAGTTCCGTACCACCCGCCTGCTCTACCACTTCGGGAAAAAAAGCGTGCATTACCCAAAGCGAAATAGGTCCTCCTATCATCACACTGACCGTTCCTGCCAAAAACATCACAATAGCACGCCAGCCCAAATTGAGAACGCCTTTCAAATCGATGCCAATGCAAAGCAGCACCAAAGCCGCAGGAAGCAGGTAGCGCGAACTCACAAAATAGAGTTTAGAACTTTCGCCTGAAATGACATTAAAATAGGTGAGCAAGGCAGGCAAGAAATAACAAAGTACCAAGGCAGGCACAAACTTGTAAAACTTCTGAAAGATAGGATGTTGGCTGCGTTCTGTGGTGAAAATGAAGGCTAAAATTGTTATCAAAATTCCAAGAACGATAGCGTCGTTGGTAAAATAAGGTTGATTTTCCATTTTTTCTAAAAAAGGGGCGCGGCAGAAAGCCTATGTTTAGGGTGTTGTTGGGTTAGATTTCAAAGTAAGAAATTTTTTTAACAATAAGCAAGCCTTCACAAAAAAAAGTGCGCTCGGATATGATTTTTTTTTGAGTTGTGATGAAAAAGTCGTTTTTTATTTGGCATAGACAGAAAAACAAGGGGTTATTTCCGTGTGTATTAGATGCTGGTCTACCTGAAACTAATAAGGAGATTGCTTTTTATCAAAATTTCCAGCGATTTACAGCAAAATCTATCAACTCTTTATTTCTTATATTTATTTGATTGTCATCCCAATTTTTATATTGTATAAGGTCGTGTTCAATAATAAGTTTTGATTTTTTGTAAATTTCTTTTTTTATGTTAAATTCTTTATTTGAAAGCACAGAATTATCATAGGTAATGGTGAGATTGCCCAACTTATGTAAATTTTTGGAAGGTTCTCGATTGAGTGGATTTTGTGGTTCTATGTGTTCAACACTTAATTTTTTAGTCTTAAAATCATTACAAAAATCAGTAAAACTAAAAGGAAAAAAGTCAGAGTTTTTATATTTATGTAAGTAACATTCATACTCAAAAAAGAAATATGCTATTTCATCACTTTGTTGGTCATTAGCAAAATTGATACTTTGTAATGCCAGCCTAAAATTTTGAGTTGTGGCATATTCATTATTACATAGCAGTTCCTTTATGGTTTTTAACTCAGCCTTTTGAGAGTAGATTTGAAAGGCTAATTTATGAAAAATTGTCTGGGCGGCTTGCCCTTTTCTATTTCCTATTTTGTAAACTCTAAAAGAAAAAACTTCTAATATACGCAATATTTCCAATAATTCTATTTCTTTATATCTACTAAATAAAGAAATTAATAAAGGAATAAAATTTGTATCATTTCCAAGCCATGTAATTTTGCTTACAATATTTTTAACTTCTTCACTATGAAATTCCTTTCTTATTATTTTAGAATAAAAAGATGTAACATTAAATAAAAAATCTACGTAATTTTTTACATCATTCTTAGTACAGTTGTCTTTTATATTTAAATCTGATTTAATTTGTGCATGAATATCTGAATCATTAACACCTTTATATATAATATAAGAATATCGTAGTATATCATTTTCTGTTGTTGGAGTAGCTTTAATTCGCATCATTTCTTTAAATATATTTCCAAATGTATTATTTATATAATATGATAAATTTTCATCTTGTAATCTTGCTGAAAGAAATATAAGATAGTTTTTAACTTTATCTATTTGAGTTAAAGGTAGTCCTCTATTATTCATAGTTTCAAAAACCACTCCTACATCAGAATCTTTTGCTAAAGTATAAAAATTAACTTTAAATTTTGTCATCAAACAACTATAGAATTTTTGCAATTTTGTTATATCTTTATGACTTTCTAAAAAACGACTAATTTGCTTTTTAGCTTCGGCAAGATTTTCTTGAGATTTATTTTCATACTTATTTGGTAAATTAGAAACAGTGTTATTAATTATGTATTTTTTATAAAAATCATCACTATCACTATTCAAAGTTAGTATAGGATTATTCTGATATATAATATTTTTTAGTATATCTTCTAAAACGTCTTTATCTACTTTTAATGCGTTAAATCTATTATAGATGGCTTGAACAAAAATAGTAAATGTTGTAAATCTTTGCTGTCCATCAACTACATCAAATAGTTTAAATGTTTTTGGAAAAATCTCTCTACTCCCTTTTTCAATCAAGGTAATTGTCCCAGTGTAGTGTTCCTTAACCTTGTCGTCTTCTGCCGCTTCTTGCAAATCTTCCAAAAACTCTTTAACTTGTTGTGCCTGCCAAGCATAACCACGCTGATAGTTAGGAACATTAAACATTCCTTGTTGAAAAAATGCCTGTACTGTTATTAAATCCATTTTAAGTATTTGAGTTAATTAAACTGAGTTGAAATAGTAACGTTAGAACATAATCTTTATGCAAGTTACAACCATTATCTCATTATTCCAAATAAAAAATCTAAAAGCCTCAACCCTGCTCGAAAGTAGCATTTTCGAAGAGGATTGAGGCAATTTTATTAAAATTTTAAAAACTTATGATTTTGTTTATTCTAATCTATTTTTTAAATCTAAATCAAACCTTTCAGCATAGTTTTGCGCAATTTCATAACCAGCATCTGCATGGCGGATAACGCCCATAGCAGGGTCGTTGTGCAACACTCTTTTAAGGCGTTTTTTGGCTTCCTTTGTGCCATCTGCCAAAATGACCATGCCTGCATGAATCGAGTAACCCATACCGACTCCGCCGCCATGATGCAAAGAAACCCAAGTTGCGCCGCCTGCGGTATTGATAAGGGCATTTAGCACTGCCCAGTCTGCAATCGCATCAGAGCCGTCCTTCATGGCTTCGGTTTCGCGGTTAGGTGAAGCTACCGAGCCTGTATCGAGGTGGTCGCGCCCAATGACAATCGGGGCTTTCACAATTCCCTTTTTCACGAGCTTGTTCAAAGCCAAAGCCGCCTTCTGACGCTCCCCCATGCGCAGCCAACAGATACGCGCAGGAAGCCCCTGAAAGGCAATGCGCTCCTGTGCCATTTTTATCCAACGGTGCAAAGACTCATCTTCGGGGAAAAGTTCTAATAGCACTTTATCACATTCGTAGATATCCTGTGGGTCGCCTGAAAGGGCTGCAAAGCGGAAAGGACCCTTGCCCTCACAAAAGAGGGGGCGAATGTAGGCAGGCACAAAGCCGGGGAAAGCAAAGGCATTGTCGATGTGGCGTTGGTCGTGCGCTTGTCCGCGTAGGTTGTTGCCATAGTCGAAGACCACAGCTCCCCTTTTTTGCAATTCTACCATCTGCAAGACGTGACGCGCCATTGTATCCAAAGAGAGTTTGACATATTGCTGCGGATTTTCATTTCGCAAAACTGCTGCCTGCTCTACACTGATATTTTCGGGAAAATAGCCATTCAGTGGGTCGTGAGCGGAAGTCTGGTCGGTAAGCACATCGGGGGTGAGATTTCTATCTAAAAGACGCTGTAGCAAATCCACAATATTGCAAACTACCCCAATAGAAAGGGCTTCGCCGTTGGCTTTTGCAGCTAAGGCAGCATCAATGGCAGCATCTATGTCGTGTATTTTTTGGTCTAAATAGCGCGTTTCAAGGCGTTTATCGATGCGCCACTCTTCCATTTCGGCTGCCAAACATACGCCGCCATTCATCGTAACGGCTAAGGGTTGCGCTCCGCCCATACCTCCTAAACCTGCCGTAACGCTTAGTGTATTTTTAAGGCTGCCGCCAAAATGCTGCTGCGCAACGGCAGCAAAGGTTTCATACGTGCCTTGCACAATTCCCTGCGAACCAATATAAATCCACGAGCCTGCCGTCATCTGACCATACATAATCAGCCCTTTTTTATCTAATTCGTGAAAAGTGTCCCAATTTGCCCATCTTGGCACGAGCATAGAATTAGAAATCAAGACACGCGGCGCGTTTTTATGAGTAGGCAAAATCGCAACAGGCTTGCCCGACTGTATCAATAAAGTTTCGTCATCTTCTAAATCTTTGAGTGCCTTGACTATCAAATCAAAAGCCTCCCAGTTGCGTGCCGCCTTTCCAATGCCGCCATAAACGATAAGGTCTTCGGGTTTTTCGGCAACTTCGGGGTCTAAGTTATTGTAAAGCATGCGCAGGGCAGCCTCCTGCTGCCAACCTTTGGTATTGAGCAGATTGCCTTTTGGGGTCGCACCCATTTTAGAGATGTCGGTGATAGTATTCGAATCTAATTTTGAATCTAAGGTAGTGTCCATTTGTTTGTGGTGTGAATGGGTTTTGGAATCTAAATTTTGGAATAGCCAAAAATACACATTTTCATTCGAACCCTCAAAATAGCGCAAAAGTTTTCCTACTGCACCCCAAAAGCCGAAACGCCTCCCAAAGCCCTGCAATCGGGTTTAGGAGGCATCTTCTTGTTTGCTTTTGTAAGAAACGCTAATCAAGTCTTACTTTTTAAAAGTTTTGGCAAACCACAGTTGCGCCTTCGAAGGCTTGTTTTCGGGTCTTAAAAGCGGCTCCTGCTCTAAGGCAGCTTGTTCGGTCAGGTTGCTCACTTTGGGCATCAAAAGCCAAAGTAAAAGATAAACAGGCAGCGTCGCACCTTTCACCAAAAGCCCCCCTAAGAAAAGCGCACGTACTAAGGTTTCATCTATCCCTAAATATTTTGCCAAGCCCGAAGCTACTCCTGCAATTTTGCTATCTGTGGCACTGCGGCGCAATCGCTTGACATTGAAATCGCCCAAATCGGCAGAGGAAGGCGCAGCCATCCAAGCTACCAAATACGCCAATAGTGCGAAGCCCCCTGTCATAAATAGCCCTCCCACAAAGGCGAGGCGCGTCCAGAGCGGGTCTATTCCCAAATAGTGCGCCAGACCAGAGGCTACGCCGCCCAACTTTTTATGGCTTCGGTCTAAATAAAATTTGGTATTTTGTCGCATAGGCTTTGAATATGCCTGCTGACTGTTTATCGCTTGTTTGCCTTTCCATTGACGTTGTCTTTCAAAATAGAGCGCGTCTAAATCTATGCCTTCTGATAGGGCAATTTCGCGCGGCGTGCCTACCTGCAAAATCATCAATTCTATATCCTGCGCATCGATGGTGTATTTGGGCGGATTGAGGCGCAAAAGGAAAATTTCGGCGATACGGTTTTCCAAATCTTCCAGAATATTATCCAAATCTCCGCCTTGCGAGCCTTCGATTTTTTGGAAGGCTTGTTGTAGGCTAAAAAGATAGTTTTTGAGCGTTTCGTAATCGCGTGGCTCTATGTAAAAAGTGATGCCACCAATTTGAATTTCGTAGGGCGTAGCGTCCATAAAAGAAGGGGAATGAGAGGTAGTAATGAGAGGTAGTGAGGAAAAAGAGTGTGAGAACTTTTTTTGGAATAAGTAGAGAAAAAAAGATTTTCTTACAAAGGGCAATTTTTTTATCCGAAATAGCGCACAAAAAAGCAAAAACGATAAATTGTTTGTTTTTTTTGGGCTTTCACCTAATTTTCTACTTCGAAGAAGGCTAATTGAAGCTCGACTTTAAACCGAATTTTATCCTAAAATTTAGCCTAAAATTCAAGCCAAAATCCTACTTAGTTTTGGGTCAGATTTAAGATGCAAACTTAGCCGCTCTTTCAGTGCTTGGTTCGCTTGCCGTTTGAGGGGTCAGAATTTGAGCGGTAGCATTTTGAAGTTGTGTCCAACTTTGCAGCAACCCCAGATATACGGCTCTGCCCTGCGGCGTAATTTGGTAATATTTGCGCGGCGGTGCGCCTACGGCTTCGCGCCAAGCGTATGTGAGCAAGCCTGCCTTTTGCAGCCGATTGAGCAATGGATAAAGCGTGCCTTCCACCACAATTAGCGTCGCTGCCTTCAATTCTACGAGCATATCACCTGCATAAGTTTCCTGTCGCGCCAAGATTGATAAGACACACAGTTCTAAAATGCCTTTGCGCATCTGCACTTGCGCATTTTCTAAGGTGTTTAGATTGGTGTTTAGGTTCGTCGGTTCGGTTGTGTTCATAAAAAAGAAAGGACAAAAGGTAGAGTAAGAAGGTGCGAAAAGCAAAGCCCCTTGCATTTTTGTACGCAACCTTGTATAAAAAGTTACTTGGCAATACAAGGTAGTGAAATTTTTTTTCTCTTTTTTTTGTTTTGATAAAAAAAGCTGCTACCTTTGCAGAACCAAAAGGGGAATTAGCTCAGCTGGCTAGAGCGCTTGCATGGCATGCAAGAGGTCGTCGGTTCGACTCCGATATTCTCCACTCTTTTAAATAAACTGAAAAAACTTCTTTTTTAGCTCCAAAGGCAAAAAAGAAGTTTTTTTTATGACTTTTTCCAAAGTTTTTTTCCAAAAATTAGGTACAAATGTAGGGACAAGGCACTGCCTTGTCCCTACAATACATTTGCGAAAAGCTACTCCGTTCCTAATTTAGATTGGGCAATTACTTGGCTCAAATTTGTGCCTTTTAGCAAATTGGAAAAGACTTCGGCAATGCTTTTCCCTCCTAAAATAGCAAGTGGGGACATAGATTCCGCCATTTTTTCGGCTAAGGCTTTATCGCCAAAGGCTTGCAGGGCTGCTACCAAATCGGGCGACACTGCCTCGGCTTTCGCCACTACCGCCTCTACTTCCGACTTGACTTTGAGCAACTGCTGTTCTAATTTGCGCTGTGCAATCGCAATCTCCAAATCGCTGGCTTTCTGCTGACGCAGAAGTTCGGCATCTTGGATAGTATTGAGCGACTCTTGCTCGGAAAGTTTGGCTTTTAGGTGCAATTCGTCTGTTTCTAAATCAGATTTGATTTCAGCTATCTGCACTTCCAACTGCTTTCGTATTTCCTGAATTTTCAAATCCAACTTATTTTGGGTCGTTTCCGATTGCGTCTGTGCAATTTGACGGTTGATGTGTTCGCTTTCCTGTGTAAATTCGAGTTTGCGCTTTTCGCCTGCAATGCGCAAGGTCTGTTTGACAACTTCCTGCTGCGAAGAAATAAGCAAGCTCTCTATTGCCGTATCAGTAAGGCGCAAATCCAGCACTTCTACGTCGTAGATGCGCATGCCATTTTCGGCAAAAGCGCGTCCTGCCCGCTTGCCCTCTTCGTTGGGCTGCCCCAAAATCGCATCTCTTAGAATGTTGATGCCATTGGCGTAAAATTCCATGATGGGGTAGCGTTTGACGATATTGCGGATAAAAGAGCGCAGGTGGTCGGTAAGGAATTTGACGTAATTTTCCACATCAAACCAAACATCTGGATTGCCCTCGAAATTAACGCGATAGGAAAGCAGGATATTCACTTGGGTAAAATCTGCCGACTCTGCCACTACCAAATCCGAAACCTTATTATACAAGACGCGCAAATAGACCGACTTTTCCGTAGCGGAGCTATTTTTCGGGATTCCTGTCGAAAATTCCATAGCCTCCAAACTCTCCTCATACTCCAAAGAATAGGATTGAGGACCTACAATGACCTTTCGCGTGCCTGTTTTGCTCACAACTAAAATGGCATATCCTGTCCAGACCGAAATCGTAACTGCACCTTCGTATTTGGTATCGAGCGTGATAGTGCGCGGCGGCATATATTGTGTGCCTCTGTTAAATTCATCACCTGCAATTTCGTCTGAAATGCGCTCTTTGCGCTTGGGTGCAGCTAAGGCGCGTTCGGAAGGGGCAGGCGGCGGAGTTTGTTTGAGTTGTTGGTCTTCTACAAAATTTTCCGAACCTGCCATCGCTTGTAGGGCTTGGTTGTAGGCTAAGGCTTCGTTGTTACCCGGAAACCAAAGGGCTACCTGTTTGGGCGAAAGCACCCTTCTGACCAAAACAAATTCCCTTGGGTCGGGCAAAAACATAGCGGGACCTTTCATGAGCGAAACCGTACCTGTTTTTCGGTTCAAATAATAACGCCCTTCACCCGCAGGAATCGCAATGGCATGGTAGCGTTCTTTGTTGCCGTACTTGATAAGGGCGTGTTCGGGGCGCGGATAGTACATCATTTGGTCTTTGCCTGTGATAAAAATTTCGTCGCCTTCTTTGTAGGAAACGCCATTTTCTTCATAAGGCGCGATAACCTTGATATAAAGACCGCTCATCTCATTTAGCTCGATGGCTCTAAACTTTCTTGCGCCGTCTTTGTGGATAAATTCTTCGGTAGGTTCGGGAAAAACCACTTTGGGACCTTGAATGTAGCGTTTGTTGCCGTCTTCATTCAAAAGAATACAATACTCTAAGCGTTCTAAGGTTACGGCTTCGCGCACATAACTGCCATTTTCGTCGCGCACTACCTCTATACCTGTGGGCGGAATGTAGAAAGACACCTCGTCGCCACGAATGACCAACATCTTGCCTAAGGTAAGGTCGGGAATTTCCTCCTGTACGGTATCTTCGGCAGGCTCACCCGTTTTGGTTTTCATAACGGCATTTGTCCAATTTTTTCGCGCCTCTATTTCATCATAGACGCGCACCAAAAGGTATTGATTTGAGCGCAAGTCGT encodes the following:
- a CDS encoding DUF819 family protein, with product MVASAFHPALAPVGALLAVLGYALGTYRALICAQMMQGIVK
- a CDS encoding DUF262 domain-containing protein; this translates as MDLITVQAFFQQGMFNVPNYQRGYAWQAQQVKEFLEDLQEAAEDDKVKEHYTGTITLIEKGSREIFPKTFKLFDVVDGQQRFTTFTIFVQAIYNRFNALKVDKDVLEDILKNIIYQNNPILTLNSDSDDFYKKYIINNTVSNLPNKYENKSQENLAEAKKQISRFLESHKDITKLQKFYSCLMTKFKVNFYTLAKDSDVGVVFETMNNRGLPLTQIDKVKNYLIFLSARLQDENLSYYINNTFGNIFKEMMRIKATPTTENDILRYSYIIYKGVNDSDIHAQIKSDLNIKDNCTKNDVKNYVDFLFNVTSFYSKIIRKEFHSEEVKNIVSKITWLGNDTNFIPLLISLFSRYKEIELLEILRILEVFSFRVYKIGNRKGQAAQTIFHKLAFQIYSQKAELKTIKELLCNNEYATTQNFRLALQSINFANDQQSDEIAYFFFEYECYLHKYKNSDFFPFSFTDFCNDFKTKKLSVEHIEPQNPLNREPSKNLHKLGNLTITYDNSVLSNKEFNIKKEIYKKSKLIIEHDLIQYKNWDDNQINIRNKELIDFAVNRWKF
- the hutU gene encoding urocanate hydratase, with the protein product MGATPKGNLLNTKGWQQEAALRMLYNNLDPEVAEKPEDLIVYGGIGKAARNWEAFDLIVKALKDLEDDETLLIQSGKPVAILPTHKNAPRVLISNSMLVPRWANWDTFHELDKKGLIMYGQMTAGSWIYIGSQGIVQGTYETFAAVAQQHFGGSLKNTLSVTAGLGGMGGAQPLAVTMNGGVCLAAEMEEWRIDKRLETRYLDQKIHDIDAAIDAALAAKANGEALSIGVVCNIVDLLQRLLDRNLTPDVLTDQTSAHDPLNGYFPENISVEQAAVLRNENPQQYVKLSLDTMARHVLQMVELQKRGAVVFDYGNNLRGQAHDQRHIDNAFAFPGFVPAYIRPLFCEGKGPFRFAALSGDPQDIYECDKVLLELFPEDESLHRWIKMAQERIAFQGLPARICWLRMGERQKAALALNKLVKKGIVKAPIVIGRDHLDTGSVASPNRETEAMKDGSDAIADWAVLNALINTAGGATWVSLHHGGGVGMGYSIHAGMVILADGTKEAKKRLKRVLHNDPAMGVIRHADAGYEIAQNYAERFDLDLKNRLE
- a CDS encoding PspC domain-containing protein, with amino-acid sequence MDATPYEIQIGGITFYIEPRDYETLKNYLFSLQQAFQKIEGSQGGDLDNILEDLENRIAEIFLLRLNPPKYTIDAQDIELMILQVGTPREIALSEGIDLDALYFERQRQWKGKQAINSQQAYSKPMRQNTKFYLDRSHKKLGGVASGLAHYLGIDPLWTRLAFVGGLFMTGGFALLAYLVAWMAAPSSADLGDFNVKRLRRSATDSKIAGVASGLAKYLGIDETLVRALFLGGLLVKGATLPVYLLLWLLMPKVSNLTEQAALEQEPLLRPENKPSKAQLWFAKTFKK
- a CDS encoding PadR family transcriptional regulator; amino-acid sequence: MNTTEPTNLNTNLNTLENAQVQMRKGILELCVLSILARQETYAGDMLVELKAATLIVVEGTLYPLLNRLQKAGLLTYAWREAVGAPPRKYYQITPQGRAVYLGLLQSWTQLQNATAQILTPQTASEPSTERAAKFAS